One genomic region from Equus caballus isolate H_3958 breed thoroughbred chromosome 4, TB-T2T, whole genome shotgun sequence encodes:
- the GATAD1 gene encoding GATA zinc finger domain-containing protein 1: protein MPLGLKPTCSVCKTTSSSMWKKGPQGEILCHHCTGRGGAGGGGAGSGAAGGTGGSGGGGGFGAATFASTSAAPPQSNGGGGGKQSKQEIHRRSARLRNTKYKSAPAAEKKVSTKGKGRRHIFKLKNPIKAPESVSTIITAESIFYKGVYYQIGDVVSVIDEQDGKPYYAQIRGFIQDQYCEKSAALTWLIPTLSSPRDQFDPASYIIGPEEDLPRKMEYLEFVCHAPSEYFKSRSSPFPTVPTRPEKGYIWTHVGPTPAITIKETVSNHL, encoded by the exons ATGCCACTGGGCCTGAAGCCCACCTGCAGCGTCTGCAAGACCACGTCGTCCTCCATGTGGAAGAAGGGCCCGCAGGGGGAGATCCTCTGCCACCACTGCACGGGccggggcggcgcgggcggcgggggcgccggctcgggggcggccggcgggacggggggcagcggcggcggcggcggcttcGGCGCGGCGACCTTCGCCAGCACCTCGGCCGCCCCTCCGCAGAGCAACGGGGGCGGGGGCGGCAAGCAG AGTAAGCAGGAAATTCACAGGAGGTCTGCTCGGCTCAGAAACACTAAATACAAATCTGCTCCAGCTGCTGAAAAGAAAGTTTCCActaaaggaaaagggagaagacatatttttaaattaaaaaat cccATCAAAGCTCCTGAGTCAGTTTCCACCATAATCACTGCAGAATCAATCTTCTACAAG GGAGTATATTACCAAATTGGAGATGTTGTTTCTGTGATTGATGAACAAGATGGAAAACCCTACTATGCTCAGATCAGGGGTTTTATCCAGGACCAGTATTGTGAGAAGAGCGCAGCACTGACGTGGCTCATTCCCACTCTCTCAAGCCCCAGGGACCAGTTTGATCCTGCATCCTACATCATAG GACCAGAGGAGGACCTTCCAAGGAAGATGGAATACTTGGAATTTGTTTGTCATGCCCCTTCTGAATATTTCAAGTCACGTTCATCTCCATTTCCCACAGTTCCCACCAGACCAGAGAAGGGCTACATATGGACTCACGTTGGACCTACTCCTGCAATAACTATTAAGGAAACAGTTTCCAACCATTtgtag